AGTCGAGTTTTTCActacaaaaaaatttctttcataATCTTTGAGATGTCACAGCATTTTGGTTCAGCGGGATACAATATGAGAACTTAATGGGTTCTTCCGTTCACCCCTTTGGAGTATCTGAGTGCCTACAATAAGTCATTAGTTGACACATGGTTTCATCTGCATGACCTGTGAAAAGGCTAGAGAAACAAACCACTCATGCATCCTATCTTATAACTTATTCCCTTCAACACTAAGAAATGATTCATCAGCCTGATTGATTTCATCAACTGCACCCACTTAATCCTGTATTATATGTCCTAACATCATTTTGGAGGAGAATCTCATCTTTACTCAATCACAATCAGCTTTCATGTTACTACCTTTATGCAATCCCTTATTGTCCACATCTCAATCACCTCCTTTCATGTGTGCATAGTTCCAATGTGACTTACCTTCAGCTATGCTTCTTTGCACACTCCCACTCATACTTCTGCCACTGTTTCACTTCCATCAACTACCAAAAACACTCTAAGTGCCCAAGGGCTGTCCAGTCCTCTCTGCCTCTAATTCGTTCTTGTGTACTTAGTTAAAGCATCACCTCATCCCTCGCTAAAAAAACTCTCTGATGTTAGCTATAAATGGGATCTGATCTtccttaaaaaattatgtaaattaaaattattaagtccctCCCATTTATCAGTGCAGTTATACAATTTAAGAACTTCTGAAAGGAATGCACAGCATTCTTGTTGAAGCTAAAATTGGCAGTCATAAATCCTATATTAGATGGAAAGACAAAATCATACAATTAAACACTACAGAAAAACACATTTTCTAGATACTATCTACTGAAAAGCACCTACACCAATTATTGACAACAAGAAATGACACAAGGTGAGGCTCAAAATTGAAGCTCACTTTAATGGCCTCTAACTTGATGTCAGGGCGACCAATATTTGAGGCAAAAATGTAGCCAATTTGTTATAACATAAGTGCGCATCTGCTCAAATGATAATGCTTGGATTCTGAAGCTTGAGCTTCAACCGTAAGGCAGACCGAACTTAGCTACAAAAAGCACTAAACATAAAGAGTCCAACCTAAAATGTAAATCAATAGGAACTAGAAtacaacaatatatataaactatatctTTCAAGCAGGGGCGaagccaaaaaaattatttggggGGGGGACTGCAATTGTGCCATGtatgttatatacatttttagattttagaggGGGGTTTAAGGTAGTGCTAATTGCTAGCAtgacaaacaaacaaaaatcaaacattcaattcaagggaaaaaattcaagaaaataacattatagGAGGAACAAACCTTGTTACCAATGTAACCCATTACACCAACACCAACAGTAGACACCTTCAGATTCTGAATATGCCTGCGCAAACTCCTACGAACCCATATAGTGAGGAAAATTCCTACCATCTGCTTGCTTACTATTCTTACATATGATGATCTTCTTTTCCTCTTCATGAGGGATTCAAGGTCAAGTTCAGCAAGCAAAGCTATCGCAGATACCATATGGCCCATATCATTTATGGACTTGAAggaattatatgttttaaaagacTTTATTGCTCTAAAAGATTTTCTTGGTTTGAAAGAACCTGGTCTCTCCAAAACATTCTGAGGAAGAAAGTTTAGTGGAGGCTCTGGCCAGCTCAAACCAATCCTTTCAGTTCCACTAAGTATTCTggttaattttctgttttctgCAATTCCACTAAGCGTTCTggtaaattttctattttgtagcCTGATTGAGTCTCCTACATCTTCAGAAAAGTCCTCCATCTGCAAGCAATTCAATCCATCTAAACTCTTAGGTGAAGAAAATTGCCTCTGTAAACCCTGTTCTAGAGGCGCATCAAGTTCAACAACATCATTACAGTATGAAACTCCATAACTTCTGAGCACACTGTTTTTTCCGGCTGAATTATCAACTTCATCAAAACCATTTGCGTCTTCATCCAATGGATAAATTTCTTCACCAatatcactttcactttcaagAATTATCTCCTCTAAATTAGGAACATCATCAAATGGCTTAAATTTTGTTGGAGATGAGGGATCACTATAGCATTTTACTTTAGTAGTTGCAGGCTGAATTCTATCAAGGGTTTCACGAATGATGTTTTCCCACTTTGGAACAGGACGATTATCTTCGGCACCAAAAATATTCCCAGCATTTAAGGGTACTATCTCCTGAAAACTGAGCATAAAGAAATTATCATTAAGATAAACAAGTTCAGGGGTAACTGCTAAACAAAGAAAGCACCAAATTCTGAATCGACGTGTATAAATAGAATTGTTTTAAGGTCAAGTGAAAAATACAACATGAAAGTTATCTCAAACAGTTTTCCTGTAAAAACATTGATTGTGATTAGAGTCTGGCAAGGATAGAAAATCAACTTCAATTGAAGAAAGTTCAAAATGCATATAGGGAAAATACTTACCCAAACACATAGATGTCAGCAGGTTCATTGATATCTATCCAATCATCAATATCTAGGTCATCAGGTGGAACCGTTCCACCAACATTCCAGGTACAGACGcatattctattaattaaaaagggggaaaaaattGTTTCAGCAACAAACCTATAACAAGCAAACTCCTTTGAGTCACCAAAATTGTACAACTAGTTTAAGATTTATGTGTCAATGCCACAAGCGAGAAGCACTGCACCTTAATTCCTTTGTGCTTATGTATTGTGCCCTAAAAGTCTCTGAATTCCGTCTCCTTAATCTTGGAAGACCATCTGAGATCAAAAAGACGGGAAAAGATTGTGACTattcaaagagaaaagaaatcaaaagagcACTTCACCTCACTCCCTGAATTGGATATTCACACAAACCACAAAAGGTTACACTCAGAATGCCAAAGTCAAAGTGTCTGATTGCAGGAATATCTGAGGTAAACTTATCTAGAGGTACAAAAGGTGCCCTCCTGAAAATTTCACTGGTAAGTAAAAGTAACTGATGAATTTGTTTCACCGCCTTTGAAAGGTGATTTACTTgtaaataatagaattaaaagggttaaaaaaaattgaacttctCTAAAATTCAGTTAGTTAGATGCTACAGGATAACTCCATTTCCATGTGACCCGCAGTTTCCTTTTAAGATTGCTAGAACTGTGCaatcaaagaaaagaagaatagAGCTATATCCAATCGAAGAAAACCATCAATAAACTACCTTGCCAGTCATTTGATTAATCCGTCCACTAGgcaaataataaatagaagGTCTAAAAAGTCATTTGATTAATTGAGCCAACTTTATCAACTATATTTCGTGAGATGCACAACCAGCTACCAGCTGAAGGGACTAAATATATTGATAAGCTTTCTACTAAGTCATCAACTATTTTATGTTGAAAGGAAATATCAATCCCAATATCACAACCATTCCAATTCCGTAGCTTCATGAACCACCTGATTGAACAACTTAAGTTTGACTTTCACCGAACCCCCAATGAAAGATTGACaatccaaaattttagattGGATGCTCCTCATGTATTTAGAAGTCTTTTACAGCAACTTAAATTTCCAAACTTTCCAGCTAAAAGGGAAAATGATGCTACTCAAGTCTCAAGGTGTCAAGGAAATAGAAGATAACTAGCTTGCACACACAAATGACATAGGCATATAGCAACTTAACAACGCCAACtttgataagggattaaaatTATTACCATTTAGATCAGGCTGAGGATCCTCCTCTCTAATCCCTCTAAACCTTGAGCCAATGCCATTGCCACAATCAAAAAATTCTGCAAAACCCCACACATTTAGACTCAAATTCCAAAAGAACCAAAAATCAGCCCGTAAAAACAACTCTAGAAGAAATAAAAACCAccaaaaaaatctcaaaattcccAGAAAACTGGGAAAATAATCCAAAACATGAGAAATGGGGTCAGAAGGAAACTGGTGAGAGCACCTTCGGTTTCAGAATCCGACCCAATGTCATCTCCATCATCGGTGTCGGCACTGTAATCGGAATCTCTGGGATTGATATTGAGCAACTTACGCATGACAACTCGAGGCCAAAAGAGCTGTAGGCAGGAGCAACCAAAACAGCAGATTTCAACCCAACTTCTCTGCAAGTTCTCTCTTAGTTATACCATAATTAAAATCTCAAACgcacaaaacaaaaaaaaaaaaaaaacctaacgaaaagaaaaaggaaagaggcGGAAGCAAAAtgcttagaaacacaaaaaaaaaagtacctCCGGCCGGGGCTTTGAGCCTTGTCTCATAGCTGCatacacaaaatttttttaaaaaaaatgcatagAAATGGAGagcaaaaagaagagagaaaagcaATGGAAGCCAAAGTATAGTattcttaaattaattacttaatctTGATTTCGGGTCTTTTGACTCTCAATTAAAGACTTAGTGACTACCCATTATTCAATAGCACAATCAGATGGTGATATGATAATCCCCCATTAATTgctctgtttttatttttggaactCAGGGAGCTGTGAGCTTGAGTTGTTTCCGTGTAACAAGCTCAATTTCACACGCTTTTAACTCTTTAAACAGCTAATGTCCATTGGAAAACTTGTATTTAATTATGCTTCCAGTCctctacttttaaattttttgaattttaagctTTATTTATTATCGAggttggaaaatatttttcaattacatcttgatttcaaaccaaatttttttataaaaaagtacCTTTTCAAACTAAACTTAGGATTTTAATCCAAAGtcaaaagttaattttttaacttttaacttttgaataagtatttttaatcaattatttacttttattccTGATTAAACCTTCCAatttataattacaaatttaaaattgtcattttatCTTTACAAAAGTATTTTTAACCTCAATAATAAACTTGTACTTATCAagtaaagtttaattttaaattacacaatttaaaaattaaattcttaaaataaaaaatttaaattttaaaattttaaagaagatAGAACTAGAGTTACTCTatagtagaggtgctcatgggccgggccgggctgggtTCGGCCGGCCTATAAAAATTTGCCCGGGCCGCCTGCCCgaatatgggcctaagattttgcccaggcctaCCAGAAAAATCATAAGTCCTGCCTACCtgcccattttattttaaaattttaaaaattaaaaagtattttaaaatatttttaaaatattttaaaattaaaacaattaaaaaaagtattttaaaaatattttaaaattaaaaattaaaaaatattttaaaaatattttaaaatttaaaaatttaaaaagtatgtaaaaatattttaaaattaaaaaataaatatatttattatatcgggcaTGGCCGGGCGAAAAAGTGGTGCCGAGGTCTGCCCGCTTTCTAAAcaggcctcattttttgcccaagcccatatttcggcctatatttttacccaaaccctcccatatttcaagCGGGCCGTCGGGcagggccgggccgcccggcccatgagcacctctactctATAGTAATATGAGGAATAAATAGTCATGTTGtctatttaaaacatttattgctcttttaatccttatttcttattttacttaattgaattaacttttaatattatcatattaaaattaataattttaaattactaagtttaaaatatagtttttaagaATACGTGtactaataatatttatcaaagtaaagttgtatttttaaatataataaaagctaattacatttattaattaaattagagaaaatataaatataaatttataaaaaatagaatattatcaattttaaaattaaaacaaattgatttaacaatatataaaataaataatctgtaagaaattattaataatattatttaaactataatatattaatattgatattcatgattaattttgtattattttaatattaaatattttaaaattaaataatattaatataacttattctaaatttattaaatatttttaattacattaacttttcaatttattaaaattttaaataaaaactaattttattaaaaaatattgtaaatttattatatataatcggttaatgaattaaatgaaaatacaaaatagtttgaattaataattacactagaaaatatattattttataaactttttatagataaattttatattagataaatctTAAATGTTTTATACAACATAGtactttgatttaatttttatcgtaTAATCTTATTGCATAGGATATTATTAAGTGTGCATGGCAGTCGAAGTGATGATGGATTGGGAGGTTCATtgaattttgcaaaatttagaGGCTCAATAATTCATGGCATGGACccaattagttttattttcatattgcaTATAATGTAACTTTCTGTTTTTACCTTTTAATATCTGTTTTGTCAATTCTTGTCttgtttgatttgaaatgtaaaataatcaaatgatATATATGGTTGCTTAagcaa
This genomic stretch from Gossypium raimondii isolate GPD5lz chromosome 6, ASM2569854v1, whole genome shotgun sequence harbors:
- the LOC105773412 gene encoding type IV inositol polyphosphate 5-phosphatase 3 isoform X1, with the protein product MAMRQGSKPRPERSWVEICCFGCSCLQLFWPRVVMRKLLNINPRDSDYSADTDDGDDIGSDSETEEFFDCGNGIGSRFRGIREEDPQPDLNDGLPRLRRRNSETFRAQYISTKELRFVAETIFSPFLINRICVCTWNVGGTVPPDDLDIDDWIDINEPADIYVFGFQEIVPLNAGNIFGAEDNRPVPKWENIIRETLDRIQPATTKVKCYSDPSSPTKFKPFDDVPNLEEIILESESDIGEEIYPLDEDANGFDEVDNSAGKNSVLRSYGVSYCNDVVELDAPLEQGLQRQFSSPKSLDGLNCLQMEDFSEDVGDSIRLQNRKFTRTLSGIAENRKLTRILSGTERIGLSWPEPPLNFLPQNVLERPGSFKPRKSFRAIKSFKTYNSFKSINDMGHMVSAIALLAELDLESLMKRKRRSSYVRIVSKQMVGIFLTIWVRRSLRRHIQNLKVSTVGVGVMGYIGNKGSISVSMSIYQTLFCFICTHLTSGEKDGDELKRNANVHEILRRTHFHSLSAIGLPKRIHDHELFMLSRAAYFFFSFRRIIWMGDLNYRINLPYDKVRDLISKEEWSKLIERDQLVGELQKGRSFDGWSEGALNFAPTYKYELNSEKYYGEDPKAGRRTPAWCDRILSYGKGLRQLTYRRTELKLSDHRPVTAIYMAEVEVFCPKKLQRALNYTDAEIENEEVVAEVIAY
- the LOC105773412 gene encoding type IV inositol polyphosphate 5-phosphatase 3 isoform X11, which translates into the protein MAMRQGSKPRPERSWVEICCFGCSCLQLFWPRVVMRKLLNINPRDSDYSADTDDGDDIGSDSETEEFFDCGNGIGSRFRGIREEDPQPDLNDGLPRLRRRNSETFRAQYISTKELRICVCTWNVGGTVPPDDLDIDDWIDINEPADIYVFGFQEIVPLNAGNIFGAEDNRPVPKWENIIRETLDRIQPATTKVKCYSDPSSPTKFKPFDDVPNLEEIILESESDIGEEIYPLDEDANGFDEVDNSAGKNSVLRSYGVSYCNDVVELDAPLEQGLQRQFSSPKSLDGLNCLQMEDFSEDVGDSIRLQNRKFTRTLSGIAENRKLTRILSGTERIGLSWPEPPLNFLPQNVLERPGSFKPRKSFRAIKSFKTYNSFKSINDMGHMVSAIALLAELDLESLMKRKRRSSYVRIVSKQMVGIFLTIWVRRSLRRHIQNLKVSTVGVGVMGYIGNKGSISVSMSIYQTLFCFICTHLTSGEKDGDELKRNANVHEILRRTHFHSLSAIGLPKRIHDHERIIWMGDLNYRINLPYDKVRDLISKEEWSKLIERDQLVGELQKGRSFDGWSEGALNFAPTYKYELNSEKYYGEDPKAGRRTPAWCDRILSYGKGLRQLTYRRTELKLSDHRPVTAIYMAEVEVFCPKKLQRALNYTDAEIENEEVVAEVIAY
- the LOC105773412 gene encoding type IV inositol polyphosphate 5-phosphatase 3 isoform X4, with product MAMRQGSKPRPERSWVEICCFGCSCLQLFWPRVVMRKLLNINPRDSDYSADTDDGDDIGSDSETEEFFDCGNGIGSRFRGIREEDPQPDLNDGLPRLRRRNSETFRAQYISTKELRICVCTWNVGGTVPPDDLDIDDWIDINEPADIYVFGFQEIVPLNAGNIFGAEDNRPVPKWENIIRETLDRIQPATTKVKCYSDPSSPTKFKPFDDVPNLEEIILESESDIGEEIYPLDEDANGFDEVDNSAGKNSVLRSYGVSYCNDVVELDAPLEQGLQRQFSSPKSLDGLNCLQMEDFSEDVGDSIRLQNRKFTRTLSGIAENRKLTRILSGTERIGLSWPEPPLNFLPQNVLERPGSFKPRKSFRAIKSFKTYNSFKSINDMGHMVSAIALLAELDLESLMKRKRRSSYVRIVSKQMVGIFLTIWVRRSLRRHIQNLKVSTVGVGVMGYIGNKGSISVSMSIYQTLFCFICTHLTSGEKDGDELKRNANVHEILRRTHFHSLSAIGLPKRIHDHELFMLSRAAYFFFSFRRIIWMGDLNYRINLPYDKVRDLISKEEWSKLIERDQLVGELQKGRSFDGWSEGALNFAPTYKYELNSEKYYGEDPKAGRRTPAWCDRILSYGKGLRQLTYRRTELKLSDHRPVTAIYMAEVEVFCPKKLQRALNYTDAEIENEEVVAEVIAY
- the LOC105773412 gene encoding type IV inositol polyphosphate 5-phosphatase 3 isoform X13 — its product is MAMRQGSKPRPERSWVEICCFGCSCLQLFWPRVVMRKLLNINPRDSDYSADTDDGDDIGSDSETEEFFDCGNGIGSRFRGIREEDPQPDLNDGLPRLRRRNSETFRAQYISTKELRICVCTWNVGGTVPPDDLDIDDWIDINEPADIYVFGFQEIVPLNAGNIFGAEDNRPVPKWENIIRETLDRIQPATTKVKCYSDPSSPTKFKPFDDVPNLEEIILESESDIGEEIYPLDEDANGFDEVDNSAGKNSVLRSYGVSYCNDVVELDAPLEQGLQRQFSSPKSLDGLNCLQMEDFSEDVGDSIRLQNRKFTRTLSGIAENRKLTRILSGTERIGLSWPEPPLNFLPQNVLERPGSFKPRKSFRAIKSFKTYNSFKSINDMGHMVSAIALLAELDLESLMKRKRRSSYVRIVSKQMVGIFLTIWVRRSLRRHIQNLKVSTVGVGVMGYIGNKGSISVSMSIYQTLFCFICTHLTSGEKDGDELKRNANVHEILRRTHFHSLSAIGLPKRIHDHEIIWMGDLNYRINLPYDKVRDLISKEEWSKLIERDQLVGELQKGRSFDGWSEGALNFAPTYKYELNSEKYYGEDPKAGRRTPAWCDRILSYGKGLRQLTYRRTELKLSDHRPVTAIYMAEVEVFCPKKLQRALNYTDAEIENEEVVAEVIAY
- the LOC105773412 gene encoding type IV inositol polyphosphate 5-phosphatase 3 isoform X5; protein product: MAMRQGSKPRPERSWVEICCFGCSCLQLFWPRVVMRKLLNINPRDSDYSADTDDGDDIGSDSETEEFFDCGNGIGSRFRGIREEDPQPDLNDGLPRLRRRNSETFRAQYISTKELRFVAETIFSPFLINRICVCTWNVGGTVPPDDLDIDDWIDINEPADIYVFGFQEIVPLNAGNIFGAEDNRPVPKWENIIRETLDRIQPATTKVKCYSDPSSPTKFKPFDDVPNLEEIILESESDIGEEIYPLDEDANGFDEVDNSAGKNSVLRSYGVSYCNDVVELDAPLEQGLQRQFSSPKSLDGLNCLQMEDFSEDVGDSIRLQNRKFTRTLSGIAENRKLTRILSGTERIGLSWPEPPLNFLPQNVLERPGSFKPRKSFRAIKSFKTYNSFKSINDMGHMVSAIALLAELDLESLMKRKRRSSYVRIVSKQMVGIFLTIWVRRSLRRHIQNLKVSTVGVGVMGYIGNKGSISVSMSIYQTLFCFICTHLTSGEKDGDELKRNANVHEILRRTHFHSLSAIGLPKRIHDHERIIWMGDLNYRINLPYDKVRDLISKEEWSKLIERDQLVGELQKGRSFDGWSEGALNFAPTYKYELNSEKYYGEDPKAGRRTPAWCDRILSYGKGLRQLTYRRTELKLSDHRPVTAIYMAEVEVFCPKKLQRALNYTDAEIENEEVVAEVIAY
- the LOC105773412 gene encoding type IV inositol polyphosphate 5-phosphatase 3 isoform X3, coding for MAMRQGSKPRPERSWVEICCFGCSCLQLFWPRVVMRKLLNINPRDSDYSADTDDGDDIGSDSETEEFFDCGNGIGSRFRGIREEDPQPDLNDGLPRLRRRNSETFRAQYISTKELRFVAETIFSPFLINRICVCTWNVGGTVPPDDLDIDDWIDINEPADIYVFGFQEIVPLNAGNIFGAEDNRPVPKWENIIRETLDRIQPATTKVKCYSDPSSPTKFKPFDDVPNLEEIILESESDIGEEIYPLDEDANGFDEVDNSAGKNSVLRSYGVSYCNDVVELDAPLEQGLQRQFSSPKSLDGLNCLQMEDFSEDVGDSIRLQNRKFTRTLSGIAENRKLTRILSGTERIGLSWPEPPLNFLPQNVLERPGSFKPRKSFRAIKSFKTYNSFKSINDMGHMVSAIALLAELDLESLMKRKRRSSYVRIVSKQMVGIFLTIWVRRSLRRHIQNLKVSTVGVGVMGYIGNKGSISVSMSIYQTLFCFICTHLTSGEKDGDELKRNANVHEILRRTHFHSLSAIGLPKRIHDHELFMLSRAAYFFFSFRRIIWMGDLNYRINLPYDKVRDLISKEEWSKLIERDQKGRSFDGWSEGALNFAPTYKYELNSEKYYGEDPKAGRRTPAWCDRILSYGKGLRQLTYRRTELKLSDHRPVTAIYMAEVEVFCPKKLQRALNYTDAEIENEEVVAEVIAY
- the LOC105773412 gene encoding type IV inositol polyphosphate 5-phosphatase 3 isoform X10, with the protein product MAMRQGSKPRPERSWVEICCFGCSCLQLFWPRVVMRKLLNINPRDSDYSADTDDGDDIGSDSETEEFFDCGNGIGSRFRGIREEDPQPDLNDGLPRLRRRNSETFRAQYISTKELRFVAETIFSPFLINRICVCTWNVGGTVPPDDLDIDDWIDINEPADIYVFGFQEIVPLNAGNIFGAEDNRPVPKWENIIRETLDRIQPATTKVKCYSDPSSPTKFKPFDDVPNLEEIILESESDIGEEIYPLDEDANGFDEVDNSAGKNSVLRSYGVSYCNDVVELDAPLEQGLQRQFSSPKSLDGLNCLQMEDFSEDVGDSIRLQNRKFTRTLSGIAENRKLTRILSGTERIGLSWPEPPLNFLPQNVLERPGSFKPRKSFRAIKSFKTYNSFKSINDMGHMVSAIALLAELDLESLMKRKRRSSYVRIVSKQMVGIFLTIWVRRSLRRHIQNLKVSTVGVGVMGYIGNKGSISVSMSIYQTLFCFICTHLTSGEKDGDELKRNANVHEILRRTHFHSLSAIGLPKRIHDHEIIWMGDLNYRINLPYDKVRDLISKEEWSKLIERDQKGRSFDGWSEGALNFAPTYKYELNSEKYYGEDPKAGRRTPAWCDRILSYGKGLRQLTYRRTELKLSDHRPVTAIYMAEVEVFCPKKLQRALNYTDAEIENEEVVAEVIAY
- the LOC105773412 gene encoding type IV inositol polyphosphate 5-phosphatase 3 isoform X6 — protein: MAMRQGSKPRPELFWPRVVMRKLLNINPRDSDYSADTDDGDDIGSDSETEEFFDCGNGIGSRFRGIREEDPQPDLNDGLPRLRRRNSETFRAQYISTKELRFVAETIFSPFLINRICVCTWNVGGTVPPDDLDIDDWIDINEPADIYVFGFQEIVPLNAGNIFGAEDNRPVPKWENIIRETLDRIQPATTKVKCYSDPSSPTKFKPFDDVPNLEEIILESESDIGEEIYPLDEDANGFDEVDNSAGKNSVLRSYGVSYCNDVVELDAPLEQGLQRQFSSPKSLDGLNCLQMEDFSEDVGDSIRLQNRKFTRTLSGIAENRKLTRILSGTERIGLSWPEPPLNFLPQNVLERPGSFKPRKSFRAIKSFKTYNSFKSINDMGHMVSAIALLAELDLESLMKRKRRSSYVRIVSKQMVGIFLTIWVRRSLRRHIQNLKVSTVGVGVMGYIGNKGSISVSMSIYQTLFCFICTHLTSGEKDGDELKRNANVHEILRRTHFHSLSAIGLPKRIHDHELFMLSRAAYFFFSFRRIIWMGDLNYRINLPYDKVRDLISKEEWSKLIERDQLVGELQKGRSFDGWSEGALNFAPTYKYELNSEKYYGEDPKAGRRTPAWCDRILSYGKGLRQLTYRRTELKLSDHRPVTAIYMAEVEVFCPKKLQRALNYTDAEIENEEVVAEVIAY
- the LOC105773412 gene encoding type IV inositol polyphosphate 5-phosphatase 3 isoform X12 — encoded protein: MAMRQGSKPRPELFWPRVVMRKLLNINPRDSDYSADTDDGDDIGSDSETEEFFDCGNGIGSRFRGIREEDPQPDLNDGLPRLRRRNSETFRAQYISTKELRICVCTWNVGGTVPPDDLDIDDWIDINEPADIYVFGFQEIVPLNAGNIFGAEDNRPVPKWENIIRETLDRIQPATTKVKCYSDPSSPTKFKPFDDVPNLEEIILESESDIGEEIYPLDEDANGFDEVDNSAGKNSVLRSYGVSYCNDVVELDAPLEQGLQRQFSSPKSLDGLNCLQMEDFSEDVGDSIRLQNRKFTRTLSGIAENRKLTRILSGTERIGLSWPEPPLNFLPQNVLERPGSFKPRKSFRAIKSFKTYNSFKSINDMGHMVSAIALLAELDLESLMKRKRRSSYVRIVSKQMVGIFLTIWVRRSLRRHIQNLKVSTVGVGVMGYIGNKGSISVSMSIYQTLFCFICTHLTSGEKDGDELKRNANVHEILRRTHFHSLSAIGLPKRIHDHERIIWMGDLNYRINLPYDKVRDLISKEEWSKLIERDQLVGELQKGRSFDGWSEGALNFAPTYKYELNSEKYYGEDPKAGRRTPAWCDRILSYGKGLRQLTYRRTELKLSDHRPVTAIYMAEVEVFCPKKLQRALNYTDAEIENEEVVAEVIAY
- the LOC105773412 gene encoding type IV inositol polyphosphate 5-phosphatase 3 isoform X2, which codes for MRQGSKPRPERSWVEICCFGCSCLQLFWPRVVMRKLLNINPRDSDYSADTDDGDDIGSDSETEEFFDCGNGIGSRFRGIREEDPQPDLNDGLPRLRRRNSETFRAQYISTKELRFVAETIFSPFLINRICVCTWNVGGTVPPDDLDIDDWIDINEPADIYVFGFQEIVPLNAGNIFGAEDNRPVPKWENIIRETLDRIQPATTKVKCYSDPSSPTKFKPFDDVPNLEEIILESESDIGEEIYPLDEDANGFDEVDNSAGKNSVLRSYGVSYCNDVVELDAPLEQGLQRQFSSPKSLDGLNCLQMEDFSEDVGDSIRLQNRKFTRTLSGIAENRKLTRILSGTERIGLSWPEPPLNFLPQNVLERPGSFKPRKSFRAIKSFKTYNSFKSINDMGHMVSAIALLAELDLESLMKRKRRSSYVRIVSKQMVGIFLTIWVRRSLRRHIQNLKVSTVGVGVMGYIGNKGSISVSMSIYQTLFCFICTHLTSGEKDGDELKRNANVHEILRRTHFHSLSAIGLPKRIHDHELFMLSRAAYFFFSFRRIIWMGDLNYRINLPYDKVRDLISKEEWSKLIERDQLVGELQKGRSFDGWSEGALNFAPTYKYELNSEKYYGEDPKAGRRTPAWCDRILSYGKGLRQLTYRRTELKLSDHRPVTAIYMAEVEVFCPKKLQRALNYTDAEIENEEVVAEVIAY
- the LOC105773412 gene encoding type IV inositol polyphosphate 5-phosphatase 3 isoform X7 produces the protein MAMRQGSKPRPERSWVEICCFGCSCLQLFWPRVVMRKLLNINPRDSDYSADTDDGDDIGSDSETEEFFDCGNGIGSRFRGIREEDPQPDLNDGLPRLRRRNSETFRAQYISTKELRFVAETIFSPFLINRICVCTWNVGGTVPPDDLDIDDWIDINEPADIYVFGFQEIVPLNAGNIFGAEDNRPVPKWENIIRETLDRIQPATTKVKCYSDPSSPTKFKPFDDVPNLEEIILESESDIGEEIYPLDEDANGFDEVDNSAGKNSVLRSYGVSYCNDVVELDAPLEQGLQRQFSSPKSLDGLNCLQMEDFSEDVGDSIRLQNRKFTRTLSGIAENRKLTRILSGTERIGLSWPEPPLNFLPQNVLERPGSFKPRKSFRAIKSFKTYNSFKSINDMGHMVSAIALLAELDLESLMKRKRRSSYVRIVSKQMVGIFLTIWVRRSLRRHIQNLKVSTVGVGVMGYIGNKGSISVSMSIYQTLFCFICTHLTSGEKDGDELKRNANVHEILRRTHFHSLSAIGLPKRIHDHEIIWMGDLNYRINLPYDKVRDLISKEEWSKLIERDQLVGELQKGRSFDGWSEGALNFAPTYKYELNSEKYYGEDPKAGRRTPAWCDRILSYGKGLRQLTYRRTELKLSDHRPVTAIYMAEVEVFCPKKLQRALNYTDAEIENEEVVAEVIAY